From Solanum lycopersicum chromosome 8, SLM_r2.1, the proteins below share one genomic window:
- the LOC138337925 gene encoding uncharacterized protein — MTIREYSPKFVKLSRYATSLMSNRRDEMSRFLTWITEVLEKECRADMLHDSMDLSRLMVHVQQVEESRKRKHTRAGNWSRQVEKNFSRMSSIEIRDNPRFKKGLYHKGESSSSKGRYDRNFESIVKRNNEVDTPQERPPCRNCVRPAHMVKDCPNRRSQEQGKERFQPNCPSEEAPRRQRFFALKFRGAGDGISGEVSGA, encoded by the exons ATGACAATCAGGGAGTATTCCCCGAAGTTTGTGAagttatccaggtatgccacctcTCTTATGTCTAACAGAAGAGACGAGATGAGTAGATTCTTGACATGGATTACTGAGGTTCTCGAGAAGGAGTGTAGGGCAGATATGCTGCATGACAGCATGGACCTCTCCAGgcttatggtccatgtccagcAAGTGGAGGAAAGCAGAAAGAGGAAGCACACTAGGGCAGGGAATTGGTCTAGGCAAGTCgagaagaatttttcaaggatGAGTAGTATTGAAATCAGGGATAACCCCAGGTTTAAGAAGGGACTCTACCATAAAGGGGAGTCAAGTTCATCCAAGGGTCGCTATGATAGGAATTTCGAGTCCATAGTTAAGAGAAAcaatgaagtagatacacctcaAGAGAGACCACCATGCAGGAA TTGTGTCAGACCAGCTCACATGGTGAAGGATTGTCCAAATAGGAGGAGTCAAGAACAAGGGAAGGAGAGATTTCAACCTAATtgtccaagtgaagaggctcccaggaggcaacgattcttcgcactcaagtTTAGGGGTGCAGGGGATGGCATCTCTGGTGAAGTCTCGGGTGCATAG